The nucleotide window TTCATCAggatttattttcacaaaagacCAGCCTGTTACAACCAACATGTATTTTGACAGTGGGAACCCTGCCCCAAGCAGCACATCACAGCAGGCAAACTCTCAGTCACCTCCCGAGCCTCCACCGTCACAGACATTTCCTGAGTCAGTGGTAGCTGAGAAgcagtattttattgaaaaattaacaGCTACTATCTGGAAGAACCTTTCTAATCCAGAGATGACTTCTGGATctgataaaattaattatacatatatgttaacTCGGTGTATTCAGGCATGTAAGACAAATCCTGAGTATATATACGCTCCTTTAAAAGAAATCCCTCCTGCTGACAttcccaaaaataaaaaacttctaaCAGATGGTTACGCTTGTGAAGTTAGATGCCAGAATATCTACTTAACTACAGGTTATGCTGGCAGCAAGAATGGGTCCAGGGATCGAGCTACTGAGCTAGCTGTAAAACTCTTGCAGAAACGTATCGAAGTTAGAGTTATCCGGAGAAAATTCAAGCATACGTTTGGAGAGGACCTTGTGGTGTGTCAGATTGGCATGCCTCCATATGAATTTCCTCCAGCTCTGAAACCACCAGAAGAACTAGTGGTACTGGGTAAAGATGCTTCTGGACAGCCAATTTTTAATGCTTCCGCCAAACACTGGACCAATTTTGTCATTACAGAAAATGCAAACGATGCGATTGGTATCCTTAACAATTCTGCCTCATTCAACAAAATGTCAGTAGAATACAAATACGAGATGATGCCAAATCGCACATGGCGTTGTCGAGTGTTTTTGCAAGATCACTGCTTAGCTGAAGGTTATGGAACCAAGAAAACAAGTAAACATGCAGCTGCCGACGAGGCTTTGAAAATTCTTCAGAAAACACAACCCACTTACGCATCTGTCAAAAGTTCACAGTGCCATACAGGCTCTTCACCCAGAGGatctggaaagaagaaagatataaagGATCTTGTAGTTTACGAGAATTCTTCAAATCCTGTGTGCACACTGAACGACACAGCTCAGTTTAACCGAATGACAGTTGAATATGTCTATGAAAGGATGACAGGCCTCCGCTGGAAATGCAAGGTGATTCTAGAGAGTGAAGTAATTGCAGAAGCAGTTGGGGTGAAGAAAACCGTCAAATACGAAGCTGCTGGGGAAGCTGTGAAAACCCTCAAAAAGACCCAGCCAACTGTCATTAACAACTTGAAGAAAGGGACTGTTGAAGATGTGATTTCAAGAAATGAAATTCAGGGCCGCTCGGCAGAGGAGGCTTACAAACAACAAATCAAAGAAGACAACATAGGAAATCAGCTGCTGAGAAAGATGGGTTGGACTGGTGGTGGGTTAGGGAAATCTGGCGAGGGCATACGGGAGCCTATCTCAGTCAAAGAGCAGCATAAGCGTGAAGGGCTTGGTCTGGATGTGGAGAGGGTAAATAAAATTGCCAAGAGAGATATTGAACAGATCATCAGAAACTATGCCCGGTCTGAGAGCCACACAGATTTGACTTTCTCTAGAGAGCTGACTAATGATGAACGGAAGCAAATACATCAGATTGCCCAGAAGTATGGTCTTAAGAGTAAGTCTCATGGGGTGGGCCATGATAGGTACCTGGTGGTAGGCAGAAAAAGACGGAAGGAAGACCTACTAGATCAGCTCAAACAGGAAGGCCAAGTGGGGCATTATGAGCTTGTCATGCCTCAAGCAAATTGAGATCttactaatttattttgtaaatccCTAATGAGgcagatttataaattaaatgctaCATGTTCTGGTTGCAGAGTATATTCATTCTTAAGATGTCTCACCTTGTTCATTTCATATAGCACTTTATTAGATATTGGAAGCTGAAGAATTCTGTCCACTTGTATTATTAGCTTAATCCAGCAGATTATATTGTACAGTTACTGTTTGTGTCTTTGATATTGCTGTGTCCCTCAGATTTTAGTAGTTTGTACAAGCAAGAACACATAGCCAAATGGGATTTCACCCCAAGGaagaaattctcattttaaagggCATAGCACAGCAGTCTGCAACAATATGTAAAATTGATATTGACTACAGTAAAACTCTAGTCCTAATTCCAGACTTAACTGAAAATGTCAGATCATTTTGTATTAtctattttcatctttgtgtGAAGCCAGTTATAGAATGTTTAACAGTAAAATGTGCTGTACATGTAAATGTCCTTATCAACTAAATGATGTAAAACTTTCTTAAAGTACTTTtagtgttcatttatttataacttcTACCATGTGATTTCCAGAATATTGGAAGTGATTTACTGTATCTTGTGATATCTGAGTTTTAACAAATTCTAGTCTTCATGCTGAGAGAGCACTACTTGAGAGAGCAGTTGAAAAGTTTCAAAAACTTTGATTCAATCTGAAGAAAGGAAGCTTGAACTGTTTGTTCTTGGTGCCTTGCAGAGAGACTCGCAGCAACTCTCCATTATAGCTTTCACATGGTTTGGATGTGCAGCACATCCAAAGCAACCACAGCTGTGGTAGAGCTTGGTAAAAGACTGAAGATACATTGGTGCTTTGATGAAAAAAGGTCAGTTGGCTGGTCCCTCTCTCAAAAAGCTTGTTAAGCCTGAAAAGCCAACTTtgtaacatatttaaaaactgcTATTTTCGCTTATTTCTGGAatgtaaaaaaaatgtataaaaaagaattaGTGTATGCTTCCAGAATAAAAAGGAGCCAAAGTTGATCAAAATGGTGGTGTGCTTATTTCTGGGCAGCAGCCTAGTAGCAACACTTTGGGTCTTTGGAAAAGGGAAGTGGTGTTTGCACAAAATATTTCAATACCAGAGCACATGTGGATATAACACAATGATTTTTACAGAGAATAACAGATAGGAATCACTCACCCAtcgtggtttttgttttttctatggaCCACCATGCTGTCTTTAGCCAAATCTTTGGCTGttcatttttatgtgattttgtttttgtatgtcAGATAAATCAAGTATAACCTCACCTATAACGGCACAGATGAATATTAATATTGATGGTTAAAAACACCTCCAATGAGATGATGTCCAGGACAATTAGGTTATAGTGTCTTAAAACATTTAGCACCATACTTGACATGTAATTGGCCCATAATAAATAGTAATTGCCTTTcccctatttttttctatttcacaatTAAGAAGCTGTCCACCATAGttaaaggaatatttaaaaaatattcctctaCACCTGGATCTCTGTACCTTGTAGTCACCTACAGTGACTAACAGTGTGTGATATTTGCTTTCCATTAACCATCTTTATACAGCATGGTGTAGCCTTTTCTAATGTtggtaggaagagaaatgaggtGTGCATTTTATTTTGGCACTTAATATTTTAACAATGGCAAAGGGAACTAAGCTAAAATCTTTATAGATTTTATGGGACTACAATTTCTTTTTACCTGCAAGGTTCGTGCCAACCTTGAGAAGCAATGGTTCGTTTAGTGAGTTAGAAAAACCTGTCTTCAATTCTCTGAGTAAGAGTGGCTTTGGGGATTAAGGGATGTGAAAACTTGACTCATTTCTGTCTACATTTCTTTATTCCCCTcacccagtgattttttttttttttttttttttttttgggagggaaaaagtaggaaaatgtgACATATGAATCTGGTTTATTTAGGTGAATCCAACAGAATATTAAGGTAGTTACAGTAAGGAAGCTCCCAAAATATTGGGCCAAGTATATACAAATTGGTTCCTGGATTTAAGGGGCCAGATTCCCTAATCTCTTAGATCAGCTTTGGTACTGATGCAGAATTAGAGTGAAATCACTTAACTCTGCTTGATGATGAAATAATCATGAGAAATGGGGTTGGCAAGAATGACCTGATGACAACCTTGCTGTTGTTCCATTTTGTCCCCTTGAGTTGGTTCctgtattttccctttctttgaaaTAGCAATCATTTTAAACCCAGTAACCCTGCTATAAAACCTGCCCAGGTACGTGAgtaatttcaagttttatttgGATTAAATATGTTATACTGAGGAACTAactctgttttcaattttatatatagCATTGAATCTCAAAGATCTACTTCTTGGATTTTTTCCCTCCCCTTTGAttgcaaaataaatggaaatatcatGCATTctgttgggtttctttttttagtattatACAATGCATTTTCTTTGCTATGAGTAACCCCTGAAGCTGGAGATGGGTCCTAAATAAAGAACTCTAATTACAACTTTGATTCTTCATCATATCCCCTTCCCCACATCAGCAGGTGCAGAATTGAAAACTCAAGTTCAAATGTGACTGCCATTTGGAAAGGGACCTTGCAAATCTGTTTTAGTTAACTTTGTTATTACATGCAGGCAGCTTGTAATGTGTGTTAAAAAttgtgaaggggaaaaaaggcaattaGCATTAAACGTTCAAATGAATGGTTTGTGGTGCCTTTAACTATGGATATGATGTTTTGGGAGTTCTCCTCGTTGGCTCTTGTAAGGTTTTAAAAGGATTAGCCCATGAAAGAGATTGGGAATAGTGTTTCTCAGAAGGtgtacaaaagaaaaagttattaaatCTGTCCATTCCTAGTCTCAAATTTTGGGGGGTATAATTAATAGTGGCAATATTTAAAGATGCCCAGCCACGGCAGGATGAAAAAATTAAGACTAATCCAACAAGTAAAAATCCAATTTAATGTGGTTCTACTTTGAGACAGAAATGGACTTGAGggaaaatattaaacacatttaAGGACACTGCTGCTAGGTGAAACAATCCAATTAATGTGGTAATTAGTGTAGATCCAACTCCCCCAAATTGAGGCCTAAATACCATATCTTGAAGGATGAGTGGGGTACATGTATCATAAGGACATAATTTCATTTAGCAAACACCCCACCTCACCCAAACAAGTACTAAGAGGTGACAGTTTTTACAAAGTTATTGTCCTTGTCTCTTTAGAGATGGGCTGCTCCTCAAAAGAAAGCAGAGTTTTGTTTAAACAAGATGATTGGGGATACCTGTACTCCCAAACTTCACATAGGattcaaaacatcattttataaCAGTTTGgtgctgtttgtttttaagcTAGGGCTTTTAAAGACGTGGAATGTCAAGATCAAGTTAGAGCTTAGTCTCTGAGGTTGCTGGTAAATACTCaggtttgtttttctcctcctctcctgtcaCAATTTCATTCCCTTGACTTACTTACCATAATGTATACTGAAGTAGCTTTCTttaatattgtttgtttttttttttttttttgagacagagtctcactttgttgcccaggctagagtgagtgccgtggcgtcagcttagctcacagcaacctcagactcctgggctcaagcaatccttctgcctcagcctcccgagtagctgggactacaggcatgcgccactatgcccggctaattttttctatatagattttttagttgtccatataatgtctttctattttttagtagagacggggtctcgctcttgctcagggtggtctcgaactcctgacctcgagcgatccacccgcctcggcctcccagagtgctaggattacaggcatgagccaccgcgcccggccaatattgttgaaatgttaaaaaagcaTTACCACTTaggactgaaaagaaaaaaggttctcTCCAACAGTATCTACTGTCTTCTCTTTTCTACTCCCAGGATGagtatttttgcttttatcataATGTTCAAGGGGGAAATGAGTAGGTATCAGATCCCCAAAAAACTTTAAAGTTTATACTgaactaaaatataattatactttGACTATGAAATTTTAAGGTTACTTTTATTTacaagttttgaaaaatgtacattttttacatGGGTTACTTGTGCAAAGTTAGAGTTGGAAGAGTGATAAATGCATAAAAGGTGACAATAGAACATTAGACATTTCCAAGCCTTGTCCGACACTGCTACTTAAAggtattgtatatttaaaagtataaatatccAAAGAAAGATTGCAGACATTGGCTTTAAGGTTCTCATAATgctgaaagggaagaagaaactaAAGCATGCAGCAGTAACTCAGGATTTGAGTGGAAAATAGTTTGTCACAGATATGCTCCCTTCCttgaactaaaatttaaaaaaaaagattgaggatTGTTAAATTTGTTCATCTAGGGCAACACTGCtcctttaaaaagattaaaggatCTCCAACTTTCTCTAGCTCAAAAACTGATgatgatttccatttctctgctcccacacctctttaaaaaaagcaaaaacccagAACACGAGTATTGACACAGGATGGGTGTGTCCAGTCAGTGTCTCCCAAGGAGAGAATGTGTCAGTTACTACAATTGCTGTACTCCTTtggctttctcctttctccttcctaccAGTAACTACCATCTGGTAATTTATATTGCTTAAATCTTAGCATCGTAAGATTTTTAGCCTCCATTCCTCTTTCAAAATTGATGTTTACATggatttgtttctctgttttatacAGGCCATATTCCAAACACATTCACTCCTAAATCCAACACAAGTGAAGGACCAACCACGATGAAACACTTCAGCAatcattttgttaaaaacaacATCCTGGTCATCAAGCTATGCATAAGCACCATTTGTATAACATCATTTTAAAAGCTTAGTGTAAAGCACAGTAACAAAACTGCCCAAAGACTGTAGATGAGATACAACAGAAAAGGAATTAAGCATTAGTAATTTTTGCAAGTAACCCAGGTACAGTACATTTGATTTCATAGAGGGTGTTTTCTGATGTTCAAGGAGAAGGTAGAATGGGCAAGAAAAGCTTGGCAAGGGAAGATGGAAACAGAACAACAgctattttgcttttaataaagTCAATGTAATGACACTGAAGAAGAGGAAGGTGACAAACACatcaatgtatatttttctgataGGCAGCCTCTTTTGCTGCACCCAAGGTCAACAATCGCGCCAGCTCTGTTCTACTATTGCAGAAACACGCTTTTCATATTCCCGCTTGTTCTCCTGGTACAGCTGAGCAGCCTGGCTGTTTGCTGGACTATTGGGATTGGGTTCATCCAATAGAGACTAGAGAGACAATTTGTAAAATGTCAGTTCCTTAATGCAAAAAATATAGGTTCAGAACAAACAACTATGTTATAAGGTAATGACATTCAATTGAATTGTCCTACGTAACAGCTATATTTGTCTTTAGCATACAAACTTAGTTACATTAATGTGCTAGTAGCtaggcaaatatatatatatatgtgtgtgtgtgtgttttctggtgACTTGGGTCTTAATGGTATACATTTTATCTATAAAACCAATAAGCTTTGGCCCAAAATTAAAAAGTCTATTATGACCTTCAAAAACAATTCAATTGctaatataaacatattaaaagtcATAgtcacattaaagaaaaattcacCTGTATGGATGTTAAAATGGAAGACACATCGTAAGTTGGACTCCAACGATTCTGAAGTATGTCCAGACATATACTACCATCTGCGTAGACTAAGAGCATAGAAGTAGGTATGTTACACATAATAAGACCGCTAAGGTTTTAACATTATAGTCAAAACAAAATTTGTCAAGAATACTTTACTTTTTAAGTTTAAAGATTCCTAGGCTGCTTCCCAGTTAACTGCCTAAAAAGATGAGTCATAATCATCACTAGTGAAATAATCAGGATGATCAGAGAATGCCAAATGTGATCCATATAAAACTGGAAGATACTTAGGGCTCATTCTTCTGAAAAGGCTGCCGTATTATCTGGGAAATCATACACATTTTCTAACTGGGTCTCTAGCTATCCATAGACCTTTGAGAAATTCATCCCACCAAATTTGTAAACTATATCTCCTATCTGAAATAACAAAAGATAGTTCAGCGTTCACAAGGTTTCATTTTggcataaagataaaaatatctgataccctgaaaaatatttcattgaccTGAATAAAAGGTAAGCTGTTCTAGGCttactactattttaaaaaaatggcaaaatggtAAGTTAGAATCACCTGTGGTGCTTTTCTAATATACTGTATGCCCAGCTTTCAACAACAGAATAatattcagtaggtctggaatgGAGCCAGGGCATCTGTATTTATTAACTGTTCCATGGTAATTCTGGTATGCATCCAGAGTTGAAAACTACTGTTTTAAATGCTAGTGAAAATAATTACAACAAAAGACCACCCCAATCTGGCCCAGCATTAAAAGAAAACCTCAAgagtatctttatttttgtttaatgagTAAATGACAAAGATCATCAAAATCAGGAGGCTCGTAGACTCCAAACAAAGGGAAAGTACTTTCACTGCTTTAGTTCTAGGACTATAGATCAAGATGGCAATAGACCACCATGTTTTCAGGAAGCTGCAAGCTGCCTAAACAAGTAATCAGGCACTATAGACAAGACAACAGAAATGTGGAATACTCCATAATAAACACtgtaatagtttaaaatattgtacTAAAAGTGATACTTGCCATTTGGATGAAACATCTTAGAAACAAATCTAACTGTA belongs to Eulemur rufifrons isolate Redbay chromosome 30, OSU_ERuf_1, whole genome shotgun sequence and includes:
- the NKRF gene encoding NF-kappa-B-repressing factor, producing the protein MAGGRLLLGGDFLSQPPLPPLPPPPLPPLPPPPPEPVLEQWRYSHESDWQWALRRSFICRHLHSYPGAALDQLLALSAAWTNHVFLGCRYSPHVMEKILQMAEGIDIGEMPSYDLMLSKPFRGQKRHLSACDGQNPPKKQAGSKFHARPRFEPVHFVASSSKDERQEDLYGPQTKEINEQTHFASMPRDIYQDYTQDSFSTQDGNSQYCDSSGFIFTKDQPVTTNMYFDSGNPAPSSTSQQANSQSPPEPPPSQTFPESVVAEKQYFIEKLTATIWKNLSNPEMTSGSDKINYTYMLTRCIQACKTNPEYIYAPLKEIPPADIPKNKKLLTDGYACEVRCQNIYLTTGYAGSKNGSRDRATELAVKLLQKRIEVRVIRRKFKHTFGEDLVVCQIGMPPYEFPPALKPPEELVVLGKDASGQPIFNASAKHWTNFVITENANDAIGILNNSASFNKMSVEYKYEMMPNRTWRCRVFLQDHCLAEGYGTKKTSKHAAADEALKILQKTQPTYASVKSSQCHTGSSPRGSGKKKDIKDLVVYENSSNPVCTLNDTAQFNRMTVEYVYERMTGLRWKCKVILESEVIAEAVGVKKTVKYEAAGEAVKTLKKTQPTVINNLKKGTVEDVISRNEIQGRSAEEAYKQQIKEDNIGNQLLRKMGWTGGGLGKSGEGIREPISVKEQHKREGLGLDVERVNKIAKRDIEQIIRNYARSESHTDLTFSRELTNDERKQIHQIAQKYGLKSKSHGVGHDRYLVVGRKRRKEDLLDQLKQEGQVGHYELVMPQAN
- the UBE2A gene encoding ubiquitin-conjugating enzyme E2 A isoform X2, with product MSTPARRRLMRDFKRLQEDPPAGVSGAPSENNIMVWNAVIFGPEGTPFEDVYADGSICLDILQNRWSPTYDVSSILTSIQSLLDEPNPNSPANSQAAQLYQENKREYEKRVSAIVEQSWRDC
- the UBE2A gene encoding ubiquitin-conjugating enzyme E2 A isoform X1; this encodes MSTPARRRLMRDFKRLQEDPPAGVSGAPSENNIMVWNAVIFGPEGTPFEDGTFKLTIEFTEEYPNKPPTVRFVSKMFHPNVYADGSICLDILQNRWSPTYDVSSILTSIQSLLDEPNPNSPANSQAAQLYQENKREYEKRVSAIVEQSWRDC
- the UBE2A gene encoding ubiquitin-conjugating enzyme E2 A isoform X3, which encodes MVWNAVIFGPEGTPFEDGTFKLTIEFTEEYPNKPPTVRFVSKMFHPNVYADGSICLDILQNRWSPTYDVSSILTSIQSLLDEPNPNSPANSQAAQLYQENKREYEKRVSAIVEQSWRDC